A genomic window from Terrisporobacter glycolicus ATCC 14880 = DSM 1288 includes:
- the glmS gene encoding glutamine--fructose-6-phosphate transaminase (isomerizing), with protein sequence MCGIVGYLGRRQATEVLIEGLSKLEYRGYDSAGVAVNTGDELEIRKFKGRLAILADDLQKNPIDGHLGIGHTRWATHGEPSDVNSHPHYNMDKTIAVVHNGIIENYLELKAELESEGVKFLSQTDTEIVAHMVSKYYEGNLLEAVYKATERFRGAYALGVVCADNANELVAVRKDSPLVVGLGEDENMVASDIPAILKYTRNVYFLENGEFVHIEGNKVTVLNENKEVVEKEVSEITWDVEAASKGGFDSFMAKEIYEQPKGVEDTLLRRLDENGRIKLDDIKITKEDLDKINKVYIVACGTAYHAGLVGKYAIEKFAKIPVIADIASEFRYSDPFVDENTLIIIVSQSGETADTLAALRDAKSKGARVLSITNVVGSSIARESDDIFYTWAGPEIAVASTKAYTTQLTAFYMIALNLAMTKGTISEEEYFEMIGKLKEMPSQVEKVLQCDELLKEIASEIKDKNDMFYLGRGIDYALAMEGSLKIKEISYMHAEAFAAGELKHGTIALIEEGTPVLVLATQEQLFEKMLSNMQEVKARGAKVIAIAKEHNKEVEKSADRVIYIPEIDDMFASITAVVPMQLLSYHVAQMRGCDIDKPRNLAKSVTVE encoded by the coding sequence ATGTGTGGAATAGTTGGATATTTAGGAAGAAGACAGGCAACAGAAGTATTAATAGAAGGTCTGTCAAAATTAGAGTACAGAGGATATGACTCTGCAGGTGTTGCCGTAAATACTGGTGACGAATTAGAAATAAGAAAGTTCAAAGGTAGGTTAGCAATACTTGCTGATGATCTACAAAAAAATCCTATTGATGGACATTTAGGAATAGGGCATACAAGATGGGCTACTCATGGAGAACCATCAGATGTAAACTCACATCCTCATTACAATATGGATAAAACTATAGCAGTTGTTCACAATGGTATAATAGAAAATTACCTTGAATTAAAAGCTGAATTAGAATCTGAAGGAGTTAAATTCTTATCTCAAACAGATACAGAAATAGTAGCTCACATGGTAAGTAAATACTATGAAGGAAATCTTTTAGAAGCAGTATATAAAGCAACTGAAAGGTTCAGAGGAGCATATGCACTAGGCGTAGTATGTGCTGACAATGCAAATGAATTAGTAGCAGTAAGAAAAGACAGTCCATTAGTTGTAGGTTTAGGTGAAGATGAAAATATGGTGGCATCTGATATACCTGCAATATTAAAATATACAAGAAATGTTTACTTCTTAGAAAATGGTGAATTTGTTCACATAGAAGGAAATAAAGTAACTGTTTTAAATGAAAATAAAGAAGTAGTAGAAAAAGAAGTAAGTGAAATAACTTGGGATGTGGAAGCAGCATCTAAAGGTGGATTTGATAGTTTCATGGCAAAAGAAATCTACGAACAACCAAAAGGTGTAGAAGATACTCTTCTTAGAAGATTAGACGAAAATGGAAGAATAAAACTAGACGATATAAAAATAACTAAAGAAGATTTAGATAAAATAAACAAAGTTTATATAGTAGCTTGTGGTACTGCTTATCATGCAGGACTTGTTGGAAAATATGCTATAGAAAAATTCGCTAAAATACCAGTAATAGCTGATATAGCTTCTGAATTTAGATATAGCGATCCATTTGTAGATGAAAATACTTTAATAATAATAGTAAGTCAATCAGGAGAAACAGCTGATACTTTAGCAGCACTTAGAGATGCCAAATCAAAAGGTGCTAGAGTATTATCAATAACTAATGTTGTTGGTTCATCAATAGCTAGAGAGTCTGACGATATATTCTACACATGGGCAGGTCCAGAGATAGCAGTTGCATCTACAAAAGCTTATACAACACAATTAACAGCATTTTATATGATAGCATTAAACTTGGCTATGACAAAAGGAACTATAAGTGAAGAAGAATACTTTGAAATGATAGGCAAATTAAAAGAGATGCCATCACAAGTTGAAAAAGTATTACAATGTGATGAGTTACTAAAAGAAATAGCAAGTGAAATAAAAGATAAAAATGATATGTTCTATTTAGGTAGAGGAATTGATTATGCATTGGCTATGGAAGGTTCTTTAAAAATAAAAGAAATATCTTATATGCATGCTGAAGCTTTCGCTGCTGGAGAATTAAAACATGGAACAATAGCTTTAATAGAAGAAGGAACTCCTGTTTTAGTTTTAGCTACTCAAGAGCAGTTATTTGAAAAGATGCTTTCAAATATGCAAGAAGTTAAAGCTAGGGGAGCTAAAGTTATAGCAATAGCTAAAGAGCACAATAAAGAAGTAGAAAAATCAGCTGATAGAGTAATATATATACCAGAAATTGATGATATGTTTGCGAGTATAACAGCTGTTGTACCAATGCAACTACTTTCTTATCATGTAGCTCAAATGAGAGGATGCGACATAGATAAGCCTAGAAATTTAGCTAAGTCAGTTACAGTTGAATAA
- the glmM gene encoding phosphoglucosamine mutase yields the protein MRKYFGTDGVRGVANTELTCDLAYRLGRAGGYVLAQGDHRVKVVVGKDTRMSGDMLESALIAGLMSVGCDIIPVGVIPTPAVAYLTRKYNADCGVVISASHNPMEDNGIKFFNKDGYKLDDEIELEIEKYIEDIEKVNCNPVGENVGVINHEHNALRDYADYLKSIINVDLAGMKVVLDCANGASYEVAPIVFRELGANVIDINTTPNGKNINDKCGSTHPGMLQKSVVENKADLGLAYDGDADRLIAVDENGNIVDGDHIMILSAVYLKKKKQLSNDTLVITVMTNIGLNVAAREHGINLETTDVGDRYVIEAMKKGNFNLGGEQSGHMIFLDYNTTGDGVLSSLMLSKIIKEENKTLSELASIMSVYPQVLVNVEVKNEVKNKFMEVEEIKDEIARIEELMEGCGRVLIRPSGTQPLVRVMLEGKEEGQINELANNLANLIKEKLS from the coding sequence ATGAGAAAATATTTTGGAACAGATGGAGTAAGAGGAGTTGCTAATACAGAGCTTACTTGTGATTTAGCATATAGATTAGGTAGAGCTGGAGGATATGTTTTAGCTCAAGGAGACCATAGAGTAAAAGTTGTAGTAGGAAAAGATACAAGAATGTCAGGAGACATGTTAGAGTCAGCGTTAATCGCTGGATTAATGTCAGTTGGGTGCGATATAATTCCTGTAGGAGTTATCCCAACGCCAGCAGTTGCATATTTGACAAGAAAATATAATGCAGACTGTGGTGTTGTTATATCAGCATCACATAACCCTATGGAAGACAATGGTATCAAATTCTTTAATAAAGATGGATATAAGCTAGATGATGAAATAGAATTAGAAATAGAAAAATATATTGAAGATATAGAAAAAGTAAATTGTAATCCCGTTGGAGAAAATGTAGGAGTTATAAATCATGAGCATAATGCTTTAAGAGACTATGCAGATTATTTAAAATCTATAATAAATGTAGACTTAGCTGGAATGAAAGTAGTTTTAGATTGCGCTAATGGAGCTTCTTATGAAGTTGCACCAATAGTATTTAGAGAATTGGGAGCAAATGTTATAGATATAAATACAACTCCAAATGGAAAGAATATAAATGATAAATGTGGATCTACACACCCAGGAATGTTACAAAAATCTGTAGTAGAAAATAAGGCAGACTTAGGGTTAGCATATGATGGAGATGCAGATAGATTAATTGCTGTTGATGAAAATGGAAACATTGTAGACGGTGACCATATAATGATATTAAGTGCAGTATATCTTAAGAAGAAAAAACAACTGTCAAATGATACATTAGTAATAACTGTTATGACTAACATAGGATTAAATGTTGCAGCAAGAGAACATGGTATAAATCTAGAAACTACAGATGTAGGAGATAGATATGTTATAGAAGCCATGAAAAAAGGTAACTTTAACTTAGGTGGAGAACAATCAGGACATATGATATTCCTTGATTATAACACTACAGGAGATGGAGTTTTAAGTTCATTAATGTTATCTAAGATAATAAAAGAAGAAAATAAAACTTTATCAGAATTAGCTTCAATAATGAGTGTTTACCCACAAGTATTAGTAAATGTAGAAGTAAAAAACGAAGTGAAGAATAAATTCATGGAAGTTGAAGAAATAAAAGATGAAATAGCAAGAATAGAAGAATTAATGGAAGGTTGTGGAAGGGTATTAATTAGACCATCTGGAACACAACCATTAGTCAGAGTTATGCTAGAGGGTAAAGAGGAAGGTCAAATCAATGAGTTAGCTAATAACTTAGCTAATCTTATAAAAGAAAAATTATCGTAA
- a CDS encoding 2-oxoacid:acceptor oxidoreductase family protein, which produces MATSRVICAGFGGQGVMSMGQLLTYAGMLEGKEVAWLPSYGPEMRGGTANCAVTVSDKQVGSPVITDDATCAVIMNKPSMKFVDDVVPGGHILVNSSLIDAKVERDDVHVTYIAANELAAEIGMPKVANMIMLGACLKVTESVDIESVLQAFLKVFGERKSKFIPMNREALQKGMDAVTTVQA; this is translated from the coding sequence ATGGCAACATCAAGAGTAATATGTGCAGGATTTGGTGGTCAAGGTGTTATGTCTATGGGACAATTATTAACTTATGCAGGAATGCTTGAAGGTAAAGAAGTTGCATGGTTACCATCTTATGGGCCAGAAATGCGTGGAGGTACTGCGAACTGTGCAGTAACTGTATCTGATAAGCAAGTTGGATCACCAGTTATAACAGATGATGCTACTTGTGCTGTTATAATGAACAAACCTTCTATGAAGTTTGTTGACGATGTTGTTCCAGGGGGACATATATTAGTTAATAGTTCATTAATAGATGCAAAAGTTGAAAGAGATGATGTTCATGTAACTTATATAGCAGCTAATGAATTAGCGGCTGAAATAGGAATGCCTAAAGTTGCTAATATGATAATGCTAGGTGCTTGTTTGAAAGTTACTGAATCAGTTGATATAGAATCAGTTCTTCAAGCTTTCTTAAAAGTTTTCGGAGAAAGAAAATCTAAATTCATACCAATGAATAGAGAAGCTTTACAAAAAGGTATGGACGCAGTAACAACTGTACAAGCATAA
- a CDS encoding thiamine pyrophosphate-dependent enzyme, with protein sequence MAVVFKRTEGLQDVTTHYCPGCTHGIIHRLVAEVLEEMNVLGDAIGVVPVGCSVLAYKYFNVDTHEAAHGRAPAVATGVKRTHPNNVVFTYQGDGDLSSIGMAEIVHAAARGEKITTIFVNNGIYGMTGGQMAPTTLLGQKATTAQAGRNAELNGFPIRVSEMLATLTGAVFVERVSVDTPANVRKAKKAIKKAFQVQQAGLGFGIVEVLSTCPTNWGLNPNDALQWLRDNMMSYYELGNKKDIEVEVEEAK encoded by the coding sequence ATGGCTGTAGTATTTAAGAGAACAGAAGGATTACAAGATGTTACTACTCACTACTGTCCAGGATGTACTCATGGTATAATCCATAGATTAGTAGCTGAAGTTTTAGAAGAAATGAATGTACTAGGAGATGCTATAGGTGTAGTTCCTGTAGGATGTTCAGTTTTAGCATATAAATATTTTAACGTAGATACTCATGAAGCTGCTCATGGTAGAGCTCCAGCAGTAGCTACAGGAGTAAAAAGAACTCATCCAAACAATGTAGTATTCACATATCAAGGTGATGGAGACTTATCTTCAATAGGTATGGCAGAAATAGTTCATGCTGCAGCTAGAGGAGAAAAAATAACTACTATATTCGTAAACAACGGAATTTATGGAATGACTGGTGGTCAAATGGCTCCAACTACATTATTAGGACAAAAAGCTACAACTGCTCAAGCTGGTAGAAATGCAGAACTTAATGGTTTCCCAATAAGAGTTAGTGAAATGTTAGCAACTTTAACTGGTGCAGTATTTGTAGAGAGAGTTTCTGTAGATACACCAGCTAACGTAAGAAAAGCTAAAAAAGCTATAAAGAAAGCTTTCCAAGTTCAACAAGCAGGATTAGGGTTTGGTATAGTTGAAGTATTATCAACTTGTCCAACTAACTGGGGATTAAATCCAAATGATGCATTACAATGGTTAAGAGACAATATGATGTCTTACTATGAATTAGGAAACAAAAAAGATATAGAAGTTGAAGTTGAGGAGGCGAAATAA
- a CDS encoding 3-methyl-2-oxobutanoate dehydrogenase subunit VorB, whose amino-acid sequence MAKILMKGNEAFGKAAIEAGCHYFFGYPITPQSELPEYLSRELPKVGGAFVQAESEVAAINMVYGAGGTGTRVMTSSSSPGVALKQEGITYCAGAEVPCVILNIMRGGPGLGTIQPSQADYYMSTKGGGNGDYRTPVFAPASVQEAVDMIIEAFDVADIYRTPVMVVADGMIGQMMEPVDFDKERRTRELPEKTWAANGTKGERIPNVINSLYLQSEELEQHNLKLEKKYQTIEENEVQYEMYHTEDAELVFVAYGTVSRIVKTTVDQMREEGHKVGLIRPKTLWPFPDKAFAEIPNAKNLLVVEMSLGQMIDDVKLACECKLPVDFYGRSGGMIPSPAEIANKAKEIIGGAK is encoded by the coding sequence ATGGCTAAAATTCTTATGAAAGGTAACGAAGCATTTGGTAAAGCAGCTATAGAAGCTGGTTGCCACTACTTCTTTGGTTACCCAATAACTCCACAAAGTGAATTACCAGAATATTTATCAAGAGAACTACCTAAGGTTGGAGGAGCTTTTGTACAAGCAGAATCTGAAGTTGCTGCTATAAACATGGTTTATGGTGCAGGAGGAACTGGTACAAGAGTTATGACATCATCATCTTCACCAGGTGTAGCATTAAAACAAGAAGGAATAACATATTGTGCAGGTGCAGAAGTACCATGCGTAATTTTAAATATAATGAGAGGTGGTCCAGGACTAGGAACTATACAACCATCTCAAGCAGACTATTATATGTCAACTAAAGGTGGAGGAAATGGTGACTACAGAACACCAGTATTTGCTCCAGCATCTGTTCAAGAAGCAGTTGATATGATAATAGAAGCATTTGATGTAGCTGACATATACAGAACACCAGTTATGGTTGTTGCAGATGGTATGATAGGTCAAATGATGGAGCCAGTTGATTTTGATAAAGAAAGAAGAACTAGAGAATTACCAGAAAAAACTTGGGCTGCAAATGGAACAAAAGGTGAAAGAATACCTAATGTAATAAACTCTTTATACTTACAATCAGAGGAGTTAGAGCAACACAACTTAAAATTAGAAAAGAAATATCAAACAATAGAAGAAAATGAAGTTCAATATGAAATGTATCATACAGAAGATGCAGAATTAGTATTTGTTGCTTATGGAACTGTTTCAAGAATAGTTAAAACAACAGTAGATCAAATGAGAGAAGAAGGACACAAAGTAGGTTTAATAAGACCTAAAACTTTATGGCCATTCCCTGATAAGGCATTTGCAGAAATACCAAATGCTAAAAACTTATTAGTTGTTGAGATGAGTTTAGGACAAATGATAGACGATGTTAAACTAGCTTGTGAATGTAAATTACCAGTAGATTTCTACGGAAGATCTGGTGGTATGATACCATCTCCAGCTGAAATAGCTAATAAAGCTAAAGAAATAATAGGGGGTGCTAAATAA
- a CDS encoding 4Fe-4S binding protein, producing MAKGKVIFNEEHCKSCGLCIEACPKGILAIDTEVINAKGYNPAKIVDEEKCIGCASCALMCPDVVITVERD from the coding sequence ATGGCTAAAGGAAAAGTGATTTTCAATGAAGAACACTGCAAGAGTTGTGGATTATGTATAGAAGCATGTCCAAAAGGAATACTTGCAATTGACACAGAGGTTATAAATGCAAAAGGTTATAACCCAGCTAAAATAGTTGATGAAGAAAAATGCATAGGCTGTGCAAGTTGTGCATTAATGTGTCCAGATGTAGTTATAACAGTAGAAAGAGATTAA
- the buk gene encoding butyrate kinase codes for MGDYKILTINPGSTSTKIAVFENEELLYEKTLRHSSEEIGKYEKVADQFEFRKNVIEDALKEANLKVEDLDAIVGRGGLLKPIQGGTYKVSDAMVEDLKVGVLGEHASNLGGIIAKEMAGEVSIPSFIVDPVVVDEMEDIARISGVPEIPRISIFHALNQKAIGRRAAKDMSKNYEDCNLLIVHMGGGVTVGAHKKGKVIDNTNGLDGEGPFSPERSGGLPVGGLMRLCYGDQLSKAEIGKRIKGNGGVVAYLGTNDMRDVEDMISKGDEKAALIYDAMVYQICKEIGAYATVLKGEVDAIILTGGIAYSQIIREKIEDRVKFIAPVKAYPGEDEMIALAQGGLRVLNGEEEALDYEKEASAY; via the coding sequence GTGGGAGATTATAAAATTTTAACAATAAATCCAGGGTCAACGTCGACTAAGATTGCTGTATTTGAAAACGAAGAATTATTATATGAGAAAACATTAAGACATTCTTCAGAAGAAATAGGTAAATACGAAAAAGTTGCAGATCAATTTGAATTCCGTAAAAATGTTATAGAAGATGCTTTGAAAGAAGCAAATTTAAAAGTTGAAGATTTAGATGCAATAGTAGGTAGGGGAGGACTTTTAAAGCCAATACAAGGTGGAACTTATAAAGTAAGTGATGCAATGGTAGAAGATTTAAAAGTTGGTGTACTAGGAGAGCATGCTTCTAACTTAGGTGGAATAATAGCAAAAGAAATGGCTGGTGAAGTTTCTATACCATCTTTCATAGTAGATCCAGTTGTTGTTGATGAGATGGAAGATATAGCAAGAATATCTGGAGTACCAGAAATTCCAAGAATAAGTATTTTCCATGCTTTAAATCAAAAAGCAATTGGAAGAAGAGCTGCTAAAGATATGAGCAAGAACTATGAAGACTGCAATTTATTAATAGTTCACATGGGTGGAGGAGTTACAGTTGGTGCTCATAAAAAAGGTAAGGTAATTGATAACACAAATGGCCTTGATGGAGAAGGTCCATTCTCACCAGAAAGAAGTGGAGGTCTTCCAGTTGGAGGCTTAATGAGATTATGTTATGGAGATCAATTAAGCAAGGCTGAAATAGGAAAAAGAATAAAAGGTAATGGTGGAGTAGTTGCTTACTTAGGAACTAATGACATGAGAGATGTCGAAGATATGATTTCTAAAGGTGACGAAAAAGCTGCTTTAATATATGATGCTATGGTTTACCAAATATGCAAGGAAATAGGAGCATATGCGACGGTTCTTAAAGGTGAAGTAGATGCAATAATCTTAACTGGAGGAATAGCTTATTCTCAAATAATAAGAGAAAAAATAGAAGATAGAGTTAAATTTATCGCACCTGTAAAAGCTTATCCAGGAGAAGATGAAATGATTGCCCTTGCACAAGGTGGACTTAGAGTATTAAATGGCGAAGAAGAAGCATTAGATTATGAAAAAGAAGCTTCAGCTTATTAA
- a CDS encoding phosphate butyryltransferase: protein MRNIDDIIKFAKERGPKTVSVACCQDKEVLIAVENARKENIVNAILVGDIESTKEIADELGISLENYKLIDIKDLSEACLKAVELVSSGEAHMVMKGLVDTSIILKAVLNKEVGLRTGNILSHVAVFDIDGYDRLFFVTDSAMNLAPDVNAKKQIIENACSVARSLDIEEPKVALICAKEKVNPKMKDTVEAKELEDMYLRGEIKGCMVGGPFALDNAISEEAARHKGMDHPIAGKADVLVVPDIEAGNVLYKSIAFFAKCENAGIIVGAKAPIILTSRADSDKTKLNSIALGVLASTKK, encoded by the coding sequence ATGAGGAACATAGACGATATTATTAAATTTGCTAAAGAAAGAGGTCCAAAAACTGTTTCTGTAGCTTGTTGTCAAGACAAAGAGGTATTAATAGCAGTTGAAAATGCTAGAAAAGAAAATATAGTAAATGCAATTTTAGTTGGTGATATTGAAAGCACTAAAGAAATTGCAGATGAATTAGGTATAAGCCTAGAAAATTATAAATTAATAGACATTAAAGATTTGTCAGAAGCTTGCTTAAAAGCCGTAGAGTTAGTATCTAGTGGAGAAGCTCATATGGTGATGAAGGGATTAGTAGACACTTCAATCATATTAAAAGCAGTACTTAATAAAGAAGTTGGATTAAGAACAGGAAATATATTAAGCCATGTGGCAGTGTTCGACATAGACGGATATGATAGACTATTCTTTGTAACAGATTCAGCTATGAACCTAGCTCCAGATGTAAACGCTAAGAAGCAAATAATTGAAAATGCATGTTCAGTTGCAAGATCGTTAGATATAGAAGAACCAAAGGTAGCACTAATATGTGCCAAGGAAAAGGTTAACCCAAAGATGAAGGATACTGTAGAGGCAAAAGAACTAGAAGATATGTATCTTCGCGGGGAAATAAAAGGATGCATGGTTGGAGGTCCTTTTGCTTTAGATAACGCTATTAGTGAAGAAGCTGCAAGACATAAAGGAATGGATCATCCTATAGCAGGAAAAGCTGATGTACTAGTAGTTCCAGATATAGAAGCAGGAAATGTATTGTATAAATCTATAGCATTTTTTGCGAAATGTGAAAATGCAGGTATAATAGTAGGAGCAAAAGCACCTATCATATTAACATCTAGAGCGGATAGCGATAAAACTAAGTTAAATTCAATAGCTTTAGGAGTTTTAGCAAGTACAAAAAAATAA